A single genomic interval of Armatimonadota bacterium harbors:
- a CDS encoding S9 family peptidase has translation MPKPVSADDVLKIRTVLDPQMSPDGRRVAFVVKRTDQTRNKYFTNVWLSGTAARTAKQFTSGDQHDSSPRWSPDGSRLLFISDRHDELSQLYLISVDGGEAACLTDLPAGAIADVSWAPDGRKASFTFTPSDERDTKAAAETRKKDNRSTPPREITALRFREEGSGFLPSVKPHIWVVDIAGGKAKALTDSANGESGAVWSPDGRWIAFTANRTPDPDLQPGYDDIFVIPADGGAERKIDTPAGPLGSLAWSPDGKRIAYFGHEYPDDNWGCRDQRLWSVPLDGGPAVCHTAGLDRPVGDLTLADTHSFGAGYAGPIWHGDNLLFIASEHGRAHLYEVDTTTDEAEIAVGGDCVVMAVTGDTTGDNLAMAIGTHLAPAEIFVRESECEPVRVSALNDRLVKALDVQAPEEFWVDNGEGGKTNGWIIKPPGFDASRKYAMVLEIHGGPHSQYGLSFFHEAQWLAAQGFVVVFANPRGSKGYGEDWLLALRGRWGDPDFVDLMAVVDHVVSLGYVDEKRMAVTGGSYGGFMTAWVVGHTDRFACAISDRGVYSIVSFGGTCDFPMDEKYFGGNPWEWADSLRNHSPITYAPNVTTPLMILHSEGDLRCPIEQADQYFAALRKMGKTVKYLRFPGESNHGLSRGGPPDLRLARLNANLAWFKQWLKP, from the coding sequence ATGCCGAAGCCTGTGAGCGCGGACGATGTCCTCAAGATTCGCACCGTACTCGATCCCCAGATGTCGCCGGACGGACGGCGCGTCGCCTTCGTCGTGAAGCGCACCGACCAAACAAGGAACAAGTACTTCACGAACGTATGGCTCAGCGGAACCGCCGCGCGTACGGCTAAGCAGTTCACCAGCGGCGACCAGCACGATTCCAGCCCTCGATGGTCTCCGGATGGCTCACGCCTGCTGTTCATCAGCGATCGTCATGACGAACTATCGCAATTGTACCTCATCAGCGTGGACGGCGGCGAGGCCGCCTGCCTGACCGATCTGCCGGCGGGCGCCATCGCTGATGTGTCGTGGGCTCCGGACGGCAGGAAGGCGTCGTTTACGTTCACGCCATCGGACGAGCGCGATACCAAAGCGGCGGCCGAGACCCGCAAAAAGGATAACAGGTCCACGCCTCCACGGGAGATCACGGCCCTCAGGTTTCGCGAGGAGGGCTCGGGGTTCCTGCCCTCCGTGAAGCCGCATATCTGGGTGGTGGATATCGCCGGCGGCAAGGCGAAGGCATTGACCGACAGCGCAAACGGCGAATCGGGGGCGGTCTGGTCGCCGGACGGCAGGTGGATCGCCTTCACGGCCAACCGGACGCCCGATCCCGATCTTCAGCCTGGCTATGACGACATCTTCGTCATCCCCGCCGATGGCGGCGCGGAGCGGAAGATCGACACGCCCGCAGGCCCGCTGGGCAGCCTGGCATGGTCGCCCGACGGCAAACGAATCGCCTACTTCGGCCACGAGTATCCGGACGACAACTGGGGTTGCCGCGATCAACGCCTCTGGAGCGTGCCGTTGGACGGCGGACCGGCCGTTTGCCACACCGCCGGCCTCGATCGGCCCGTCGGCGACCTCACGCTTGCGGACACTCATTCCTTCGGCGCGGGATACGCCGGCCCCATCTGGCACGGCGACAACCTGCTGTTCATCGCGTCGGAGCACGGCCGCGCGCACTTGTATGAAGTGGACACCACGACGGATGAGGCCGAAATCGCGGTAGGCGGCGATTGCGTCGTCATGGCTGTCACCGGCGACACGACCGGCGACAACCTCGCGATGGCCATCGGCACACACCTGGCGCCCGCGGAGATATTCGTCCGGGAGTCCGAGTGTGAACCGGTGCGGGTATCCGCTCTGAACGACCGTCTGGTGAAAGCGCTGGATGTCCAGGCGCCCGAGGAGTTCTGGGTTGATAACGGTGAAGGCGGCAAGACTAACGGCTGGATCATCAAACCGCCGGGCTTTGACGCCTCGCGCAAGTACGCGATGGTGCTGGAAATCCATGGCGGCCCGCACAGCCAGTACGGCCTGTCGTTCTTCCACGAGGCTCAGTGGCTGGCCGCGCAGGGCTTCGTGGTCGTATTCGCCAATCCCAGGGGCAGCAAAGGCTACGGTGAAGACTGGCTGCTGGCGCTGCGCGGGCGCTGGGGCGACCCGGATTTTGTGGACCTTATGGCCGTCGTTGACCACGTCGTCTCGCTTGGGTACGTGGATGAGAAACGCATGGCCGTCACCGGCGGCAGCTATGGCGGGTTCATGACGGCGTGGGTCGTCGGGCACACGGACCGGTTCGCCTGCGCCATCTCGGACCGGGGAGTGTACAGCATCGTGAGCTTCGGCGGCACGTGCGACTTCCCGATGGACGAAAAGTATTTCGGCGGCAACCCATGGGAGTGGGCGGACAGCCTGCGAAACCACTCACCGATTACTTACGCGCCCAACGTGACCACGCCGCTTATGATTCTCCACAGCGAGGGCGACCTCCGGTGTCCCATCGAGCAGGCGGACCAGTACTTCGCCGCGCTCCGCAAGATGGGCAAGACCGTGAAATACCTGCGGTTCCCCGGGGAAAGCAACCACGGGCTGAGCCGCGGCGGCCCGCCGGACCTTCGGCTGGCCCGGCTGAACGCCAACCTGGCGTGGTTCAAGCAATGGCTGAAGCCGTAG
- a CDS encoding phosphatase PAP2 family protein, with amino-acid sequence MKSTWLSIWLTLAFLAAFTLAAVYTPETSATRAHHRSVALAWQQKQDEKARRDGLAVPQPLPKGTVRWAASGWAQRLDGWDRRTFQAINEAWDNRFFDSAMPGITSLGNGGVQAAGLLALWLWGRKRKRADWMRTAILSVSGLLLSVVAPQIKLILPRFRPPSLIPYDIVLLVHPLYGGSFPSGHTMSSFAIATVIGMRHRWAAAPAFAIAAIIGLSRISVGVHWPLDVLGGAIIGVLLGFAVVRWDSRRGRETK; translated from the coding sequence ATGAAGAGTACCTGGCTGTCAATCTGGCTCACCTTGGCGTTTCTGGCGGCGTTCACGCTCGCCGCGGTGTACACGCCGGAAACGTCCGCTACCCGGGCGCATCACCGGAGCGTCGCCCTGGCATGGCAGCAAAAACAGGATGAGAAGGCCAGGCGGGACGGCCTGGCCGTTCCCCAGCCTCTACCGAAGGGCACGGTCCGTTGGGCGGCCTCGGGCTGGGCGCAGCGCCTGGACGGGTGGGACCGCCGGACGTTCCAGGCGATCAACGAGGCGTGGGACAATCGGTTCTTCGACTCGGCGATGCCGGGCATAACGAGCCTCGGCAACGGCGGCGTACAGGCGGCCGGACTGCTCGCGCTGTGGCTCTGGGGGCGCAAGCGCAAACGGGCGGACTGGATGCGAACCGCGATCCTGTCGGTCAGCGGTTTGCTCTTGAGTGTGGTCGCGCCTCAGATCAAGCTCATCCTGCCTCGATTCCGTCCGCCGTCCCTGATCCCGTATGACATCGTACTGCTCGTTCACCCGCTCTACGGGGGCTCGTTTCCGAGCGGGCACACCATGTCTTCGTTCGCCATCGCGACGGTCATCGGCATGCGGCACCGCTGGGCGGCGGCGCCGGCGTTCGCCATAGCGGCGATCATCGGGCTCAGCCGGATCAGCGTGGGTGTGCACTGGCCGCTGGATGTCCTCGGCGGGGCCATCATCGGCGTGCTGCTGGGCTTTGCGGTGGTCCGGTGGGACAGCAGAAGGGGGAGGGAGACGAAATGA
- a CDS encoding PIG-L deacetylase family protein has product MTVMCIGAHPDDEISAGGTLIKHTRAGDRVVVVTVTDGGMGHRTLPVPELLKLRQREAQAAAEVLGAELRMLGYPDGAVPRSLELVHHIARIIRQVKPDIVLTHSRETLHPDHNTVQQAAVDAVFAASLPLLELGHPAHNVPLTLLFAHSLYKRHDVYVDIRESIEAKIQAAGCHASQYEDWLTTGGCAIDGGWEMGYQDSFRMEARVFGGHCGIEYAEAFDYLSPPDPVALPKLTHG; this is encoded by the coding sequence ATGACGGTCATGTGTATCGGCGCGCACCCCGATGACGAGATATCGGCCGGCGGCACGCTCATCAAGCATACCCGGGCAGGAGACCGCGTGGTTGTCGTCACGGTCACGGACGGCGGGATGGGGCACCGTACGCTGCCCGTGCCGGAACTGCTGAAACTCCGACAACGCGAGGCACAGGCGGCCGCGGAGGTGCTGGGGGCCGAATTGCGGATGCTGGGCTACCCGGATGGCGCCGTTCCGCGCAGCCTCGAACTGGTTCACCACATCGCGCGCATCATCCGCCAGGTGAAGCCGGATATCGTGCTGACCCACAGCCGCGAAACACTGCACCCGGACCATAACACGGTCCAGCAGGCCGCTGTGGATGCGGTGTTCGCCGCGAGCCTGCCGTTGCTGGAACTGGGACACCCCGCGCACAACGTTCCGCTCACACTGTTGTTTGCGCACAGCCTCTACAAGCGGCACGACGTTTACGTGGACATTCGCGAAAGCATCGAGGCGAAGATTCAGGCCGCGGGCTGCCACGCATCGCAGTACGAGGACTGGCTCACCACGGGCGGATGCGCTATCGACGGCGGCTGGGAGATGGGATACCAGGACTCATTTCGCATGGAAGCGCGCGTCTTCGGGGGGCACTGCGGTATCGAGTACGCCGAGGCATTCGATTACCTGAGCCCGCCGGACCCCGTCGCGCTGCCCAAGCTCACGCACGGTTAA
- the amt gene encoding ammonium transporter, whose translation MMKRLTDPPCGAACSHEGAGAKRESVVKRLRDRLSTPEGMRLFKTLVAGKAIALFLLFVVFAGVSSLLGSGAHAADDPHAPAATINAVNTMWTLIAAFLVFAMQIGFTMLEAGFCRSRETVNILMECIADTCLCGILFWAWGFAFMFSAGTPWIGTHWFFLNGAPDIYFATGVPMLAFWLFQFAFADCASTITSGAMAGRTGFLGDLVYSVGVSGFIYPIIGHWAWGPDGWLATMGSKGNVFASLGVPFHDFAGSTVVHTIGGVMALAGSIVLGPRLGRIFKRDGGGPMPAHDLVIAAIGGMILWFGWYGFNPGSTLSGMDFQGISRVATNTTLAACAGGLVAMAVVYQRTKVWDLSFTVNGFLAGLVAITCPCYWVNPLGATVLGAVAGVVVVASVEMFEWFRLDDPVGAVSVHAVCGIWGTLSLGLFACGKFGATGPTGADNSATAVVTGLFYGGGAHQLIAQIIGSASITLATFVSAYVLMKAVDMLGILRVSKEGELAGLDNHEHGGPAYPEYALNSLGTHTGHPAPNVSASLKEALTHNP comes from the coding sequence ATGATGAAGAGACTGACCGATCCGCCGTGCGGCGCGGCGTGTTCCCATGAAGGCGCGGGCGCAAAACGCGAGTCCGTTGTGAAGCGATTGCGTGACCGGCTCAGCACGCCCGAGGGCATGCGACTGTTCAAAACGCTGGTGGCCGGCAAGGCCATTGCGCTCTTTCTTCTGTTTGTGGTTTTCGCCGGTGTGAGTTCGCTCCTGGGTTCCGGCGCGCACGCGGCGGACGATCCGCACGCCCCCGCGGCGACCATCAATGCGGTCAACACGATGTGGACGCTCATCGCGGCGTTCCTGGTGTTCGCCATGCAGATCGGGTTCACGATGCTGGAGGCTGGCTTTTGCCGAAGCCGCGAAACCGTGAACATCCTGATGGAGTGCATCGCGGACACGTGCCTCTGCGGAATCCTGTTCTGGGCATGGGGCTTCGCATTCATGTTCAGCGCCGGCACCCCGTGGATCGGCACGCACTGGTTCTTCCTCAACGGCGCCCCGGATATCTACTTTGCGACAGGCGTCCCGATGCTGGCATTCTGGCTGTTCCAGTTCGCGTTCGCGGACTGCGCCTCCACCATTACTTCCGGCGCCATGGCCGGCCGGACCGGTTTCCTGGGTGACCTGGTTTACTCGGTTGGCGTATCCGGATTCATCTACCCAATCATCGGCCACTGGGCGTGGGGACCGGACGGCTGGCTGGCCACGATGGGTTCCAAGGGCAACGTTTTCGCCTCGCTGGGCGTTCCGTTTCACGACTTCGCCGGCAGCACGGTGGTCCATACGATTGGCGGCGTGATGGCGCTGGCGGGCTCCATCGTTCTTGGCCCGCGCCTCGGCCGGATATTCAAGCGCGATGGCGGCGGCCCGATGCCCGCTCACGACCTGGTGATCGCCGCCATCGGTGGTATGATCCTCTGGTTCGGCTGGTACGGCTTCAACCCCGGCAGCACCCTGAGCGGCATGGATTTCCAGGGCATCAGCCGGGTTGCCACCAACACGACACTGGCGGCCTGCGCCGGTGGGCTGGTCGCAATGGCTGTTGTCTATCAGCGGACTAAGGTATGGGACCTTTCGTTCACGGTCAACGGTTTCCTGGCCGGTCTCGTGGCCATCACGTGTCCGTGCTACTGGGTGAACCCGCTGGGTGCGACGGTTCTCGGCGCGGTCGCCGGCGTAGTTGTTGTAGCAAGCGTCGAGATGTTCGAGTGGTTCCGATTGGACGACCCGGTTGGCGCGGTGAGCGTCCACGCAGTCTGTGGCATTTGGGGTACGCTGAGCCTGGGGCTCTTCGCCTGCGGAAAATTCGGCGCCACGGGACCGACCGGCGCCGACAATTCGGCCACGGCGGTCGTTACCGGCCTGTTCTACGGGGGCGGAGCGCACCAATTGATCGCGCAAATAATCGGGAGCGCCAGTATAACTCTCGCGACTTTCGTATCGGCGTACGTGCTGATGAAGGCTGTTGACATGCTGGGCATCCTGCGCGTCTCGAAAGAGGGCGAATTGGCCGGCCTGGACAACCACGAGCACGGCGGCCCGGCCTACCCCGAGTACGCGCTGAACTCACTCGGCACACACACCGGCCACCCAGCGCCGAACGTGTCCGCCAGCCTGAAGGAGGCTCTCACGCACAACCCCTGA
- a CDS encoding DUF1343 domain-containing protein produces the protein MNFGIDELLGEPELRRPLAGRRVALLGHPASVTGDGVHSLDALMACPDVNMSAAFGPQHGMRGDKQDNMIESGHYTDPRYGIPVFSLYGEVRRPTDAMMDTFDVLLADVQDIGTRIYTFVTTLTYLLEACAAGRKSLWVLDRPNPAGRPVEGTILEPGWESFVGAGPLMMRHGLTYGEIAKWWVALKGLDVDLQVVPMTGYDPDAAPGYGWPVMERSWINPSPNASSLNMARCFPGTVLFEGTTLSEGRGTSTPLELAGAPDIDFEAILSRMRGLAPQWLEGCLLRPCFFEPTFHKHAGQMCSGIMVHTDNDLYRHDRFKPYRIAALILKAVRLEYPGYEIWRTFEYEYETQRLAIDLLSGGTFLREWVDSPDSTPADFDARLAPDEAKWAEEREPYLMYGGPRKRVA, from the coding sequence ATGAACTTTGGAATCGATGAACTGTTGGGTGAACCCGAACTGCGGAGGCCGCTGGCGGGAAGACGCGTGGCGCTCCTGGGGCACCCGGCCTCGGTGACGGGCGACGGCGTACACTCGCTGGACGCGCTGATGGCGTGCCCGGACGTGAACATGTCCGCCGCGTTCGGCCCGCAACACGGTATGCGCGGCGACAAACAGGACAATATGATCGAGTCCGGCCATTACACGGATCCCAGATACGGCATCCCCGTTTTCAGCCTGTACGGCGAGGTTCGCCGCCCGACGGACGCGATGATGGACACGTTCGATGTCCTTCTGGCCGATGTTCAAGATATCGGCACGCGTATCTACACGTTCGTCACAACGCTTACCTACCTGTTGGAAGCGTGTGCCGCGGGCAGGAAGAGCCTCTGGGTGCTGGACCGTCCGAACCCCGCCGGCCGGCCGGTGGAAGGGACCATCCTGGAACCGGGGTGGGAGAGCTTCGTCGGGGCCGGGCCGCTGATGATGCGCCACGGCCTCACGTACGGCGAAATCGCGAAGTGGTGGGTCGCGCTCAAGGGGCTGGACGTTGACCTGCAAGTCGTCCCGATGACGGGCTACGATCCGGATGCGGCGCCGGGATACGGCTGGCCGGTGATGGAGCGATCGTGGATCAACCCGAGCCCGAACGCCTCCAGCCTGAACATGGCGCGGTGTTTCCCCGGCACGGTCCTGTTTGAGGGGACCACGCTCTCCGAGGGGCGCGGCACCAGCACGCCGCTGGAATTGGCCGGGGCGCCGGACATCGATTTCGAGGCGATCCTTAGCCGCATGCGTGGTCTGGCGCCGCAATGGCTGGAAGGGTGCCTGCTGCGGCCATGCTTCTTCGAGCCGACCTTCCACAAGCACGCCGGCCAGATGTGCTCCGGGATTATGGTCCACACGGACAACGACCTGTACCGCCACGACCGCTTCAAGCCGTACCGTATCGCGGCGCTCATCCTGAAGGCGGTGCGCCTGGAATACCCGGGCTACGAGATCTGGCGCACGTTCGAATATGAATACGAGACGCAGCGCCTGGCGATCGACCTCCTTTCCGGCGGCACATTCCTGCGCGAATGGGTGGACAGCCCGGACTCAACTCCGGCCGATTTCGACGCGCGCCTTGCGCCGGACGAAGCCAAATGGGCCGAAGAGCGCGAGCCGTATCTGATGTACGGCGGGCCGCGCAAGAGGGTAGCTTAG